The DNA region GCGGGCTTTCTTACTGTGCGCGACGATGGGCGCACCAAGCTCTATCAAGCCAACCCCTCTCATCCGCTCTTTCCCGAACTACACAGCCTCGTCAAGAAGTATCTCGGCATTGACCAGTTGATTGAGCGCGTGTTAGGACGACTTGGTCCTGTGAAGCTCGCATTCATTACAGGTGACTATGCTGAGGGACGAGATTCAGGTATCATTGATCTCACAATTGTGGGAAAGATTGATAGGAACTACCTGAACGAGCTCATAGAAAAGACGGAGCGAATGATTCAGCGCAAAATTCGAGTGCTGGTTTTGAATGAGGAAGAATTTGAGCGGCTAAGGCATCAATTTTCAAAGAAATCACTGATTATTTGGGGGGATGCGCCTACTGCGCCTGATGATGGGGTATCCCAAAATGGCGTGCAGAAAGCCAAAGCCACGGCAGAGCAATGAGTCAAATCGTTATTGATGCAAATAAGAGATTTTCGCTCAATATCGGCGAGCTGTTTGAGTATCGTGAGCTGCTCTGGATGCTTGCGTATC from Chloroherpetonaceae bacterium includes:
- a CDS encoding winged helix-turn-helix domain-containing protein; protein product: MLESLVTSKTRVKLLLKFFLNQGTQAYLRELAEEFGESTNAVRVELNRLTEAGFLTVRDDGRTKLYQANPSHPLFPELHSLVKKYLGIDQLIERVLGRLGPVKLAFITGDYAEGRDSGIIDLTIVGKIDRNYLNELIEKTERMIQRKIRVLVLNEEEFERLRHQFSKKSLIIWGDAPTAPDDGVSQNGVQKAKATAEQ